From a region of the Alnus glutinosa chromosome 1, dhAlnGlut1.1, whole genome shotgun sequence genome:
- the LOC133865388 gene encoding stemmadenine O-acetyltransferase-like produces the protein MKVNVEVISTDTIKPSSSTPDHLRRHTLSFIDQITPSIFMPLVLFYHRDARANITTEERQDWIKKSMSEALTRFYPLAGRVKDNFHVDCNDEGVHYAEAKANCSLSEFLEDPNPAENNKFLPFSLEDVNELALAIQFTSFDCGGIAIGFLFAHKVADASSFFLFLNSFAAIARGSGDIATPRFEAAEIFPPETFLSRSPSTWGMGMKNIVIKRFVFDASAVAAIRAKYSSNDPNIEYPRPTRVEALSAFIYSRFLASTQPDADPNKICTVFHIANLRPRMEPPLSENYFGNMSVSTASVLSRDAEDGFRSIVIPVRDGIRKADMNYVKSFRESGGHSSFIRENAERLRKGEVISLAFTSLCRFPVFEADFGWGKPVWAGSGRLIFPNLVTFFDRKSGSGVEVWINLDEEDMAKFEVDKELLAQVSSPKVSAV, from the coding sequence ATGAAGGTTAACGTGGAAGTTATCTCCACAGACACCATCAAACCCTCTTCGTCCACCCCTGACCACCTCCGCCGCCACACTCTCTCCTTCATTGATCAAATTACACCTTCCATTTTCATGCCTCTTGTTCTCTTTTACCATAGAGATGCCCGTGCAAATATCACCACCGAGGAACGCCAGGACTGGATAAAGAAATCCATGTCCGAGGCCTTGACGCGATTCTACCCGCTAGCAGGACGGGTTAAGGACAATTTTCACGTTGATTGCAACGACGAGGGCGTCCACTACGCGGAAGCCAAGGCCAACTGCAGTCTTTCCGAATTTCTGGAGGATCCAAACCCAGCTGAGAACAACAAGTTCTTGCCGTTTTCACTGGAAGATGTCAATGAACTAGCCTTAGCCATCCAGTTCACCTCCTTCGACTGTGGTGGGATCGCGATCGGTTTCCTCTTCGCCCACAAGGTGGCGGATGCTTCCTCATTCTTCTTGTTCCTCAACAGTTTTGCTGCTATTGCTCGTGGTAGTGGCGACATAGCGACTCCGCGATTCGAGGCCGCCGAGATCTTCCCCCCGGAAACTTTTCTTAGCAGAAGTCCAAGCACGTGGGGGATGGGGATGAAAAATATTGTGATAAAGAGATTCGTCTTCGACGCGTCTGCTGTAGCCGCTATAAGAGCCAAATACAGCAGTAACGACCCGAACATCGAATACCCACGACCCACTCGCGTGGAGGCCTTGTCGGCTTTCATATATAGCCGCTTCCTTGCCTCCACCCAACCAGATGCGGATCCCAATAAGATCTGCACCGTTTTTCACATAGCGAACCTGCGTCCGAGGATGGAGCCGCCGCTGTCGGAaaattattttggaaatatGAGCGTGTCGACAGCCTCTGTACTCTCCAGGGACGCCGAGGATGGGTTCCGCAGCATTGTTATTCCGGTGCGAGATGGCATTAGGAAAGCCGACATGAATTACGTGAAAAGTTTCAGAGAGAGTGGTGGGCACTCGAGTTTTATCAGAGAAAACGCGGAAAGATTGAGGAAAGGAGAGGTGATCTCGTTGGCCTTCACCAGCTTGTGCAGGTTTCCTGTCTTTGAAGCTGATTTCGGATGGGGGAAGCCTGTATGGGCGGGCTCGGGTAGGTTGATCTTCCCGAATCTTGTTACTTTCTTTGACAGGAAGTCAGGGAGTGGAGTAGAGGTATGGATTAACTTGGATGAGGAAGACATGGCTAAATTTGAAGTCGACAAGGAGCTCCTGGCTCAGGTTTCATCGCCCAAAGTTTCTgcagtttaa